From Salinibacterium sp. ZJ450, one genomic window encodes:
- a CDS encoding ABC transporter permease yields the protein MTDVQPALAPIPPALRRRRSPRRLLAAWGFGALGILTLVAVWELYKLLGPPDGVVIGDTRVLPRTSDLAMPHVWDMLARLGEPVTRSADALPLWVVVAQAALVTLGIAAVGWLVAVAVGIGLALVMQRWRIAEWGLLPWIVLSQTIPLIAFAPVVRSWGSRVEIGAFEWQDWMSVALIASYLAFFPVAVGALKGLQSPDAIHVDLMHSYATGWWRTLIWLRFPAAVPYLLPALRLAAANAVIGAVVAEVSTGLQGGIGRILIQYAGQASGDPEKAWGPIFGSIVLGLVAAGSIAILGAVLKDYRRVEVNT from the coding sequence ATGACAGACGTTCAACCGGCGCTCGCGCCCATTCCACCGGCACTCAGGCGGCGGAGATCGCCCAGGCGGCTGCTCGCCGCGTGGGGGTTCGGTGCGCTCGGCATCCTCACGCTCGTCGCGGTGTGGGAACTGTACAAGCTGCTCGGCCCGCCCGACGGGGTGGTGATCGGCGACACCCGAGTGCTGCCGCGCACCAGCGACCTCGCCATGCCACACGTCTGGGACATGCTGGCGCGGCTCGGCGAACCGGTGACCCGGTCGGCCGACGCACTACCCCTCTGGGTCGTGGTGGCCCAGGCCGCCCTGGTCACCCTCGGCATCGCCGCGGTCGGCTGGCTGGTGGCGGTGGCCGTCGGCATCGGGCTGGCGCTGGTGATGCAGCGCTGGCGGATCGCCGAGTGGGGACTGCTGCCCTGGATCGTGCTCAGCCAGACCATCCCGCTCATCGCGTTCGCGCCCGTGGTGCGCAGCTGGGGATCCAGGGTCGAGATCGGCGCGTTCGAATGGCAGGACTGGATGTCCGTCGCCCTGATCGCGTCATACCTGGCGTTCTTCCCGGTCGCCGTCGGCGCCTTGAAGGGCCTGCAGTCGCCGGATGCCATCCACGTCGACCTGATGCACAGCTACGCCACCGGCTGGTGGAGGACCCTCATCTGGCTGCGCTTCCCAGCCGCGGTGCCCTACCTGCTTCCCGCGCTCCGGCTGGCCGCCGCCAACGCGGTCATCGGCGCTGTGGTCGCCGAGGTCTCAACCGGGCTGCAGGGCGGCATCGGCCGCATCCTCATCCAGTACGCCGGGCAGGCCAGCGGCGACCCCGAAAAGGCATGGGGTCCGATCTTCGGATCGATCGTGCTCGGTCTCGTCGCCGCCGGTTCGATCGCCATCCTCGGCGCTGTACTCAAGGACTATCGACGAGTAGAGGTCAACACGTGA
- a CDS encoding TIGR03842 family LLM class F420-dependent oxidoreductase, translating into MDFGVVLQTNPPASRTVHLAKLAEQFGFTHAWTFDSHLLWQEPYVIYSRILAETTRITVGPMVTNPATRDWTVTASLYATLNDMYGNRTICGIGRGDSAVRVTGGEPTTLKTLRESIHVIRELANSRPVEYHGSTLQFPWSRGSQLDIWVAAYGPLALKLAGEVGDGFILQLADLDIASWMIKTVRDAADAAGRDPMSVKFCVAAPFYIGDDLPHMRDQTRWFGGMVGNHVADIVAKYGEHGAVPDALTDYIKGRQDYDYNEHGQAGNVHTQFVPDEIVDRFCVLGTAEQHIDKLKALKDIGVDHFAGYLQHDNKEETLRVYGETVIPTLREHIVAKV; encoded by the coding sequence ATGGACTTCGGAGTAGTACTACAGACCAACCCGCCCGCCTCCCGCACGGTGCACCTGGCGAAACTCGCCGAGCAGTTCGGGTTCACCCACGCCTGGACGTTCGACTCGCACCTGCTCTGGCAGGAGCCGTACGTGATCTACAGCCGCATCCTGGCCGAGACCACCCGGATCACGGTGGGACCCATGGTCACCAACCCGGCCACCCGCGACTGGACGGTCACCGCGTCGCTGTACGCCACCCTCAACGACATGTACGGCAACCGCACCATCTGCGGCATCGGCCGCGGAGACTCCGCGGTGCGGGTCACCGGCGGCGAGCCCACCACGCTGAAGACCCTGCGCGAATCGATCCACGTCATCAGGGAACTCGCAAACAGCAGACCGGTCGAGTACCACGGCTCGACCCTGCAGTTCCCGTGGAGCCGCGGCTCACAGCTGGATATCTGGGTGGCGGCGTACGGGCCGCTGGCGCTGAAACTGGCCGGGGAGGTGGGCGACGGCTTCATCCTGCAGCTGGCCGACCTCGACATCGCCAGTTGGATGATCAAGACGGTTCGGGATGCCGCGGACGCCGCGGGCCGCGACCCGATGTCGGTGAAATTCTGTGTGGCGGCCCCGTTCTACATCGGCGACGACCTGCCGCACATGCGCGACCAGACCCGCTGGTTCGGCGGAATGGTGGGCAACCACGTCGCCGACATCGTGGCGAAGTACGGCGAACATGGAGCCGTTCCGGACGCGCTGACCGACTACATCAAGGGCCGTCAGGACTACGACTACAACGAGCACGGGCAGGCCGGGAACGTGCATACCCAGTTCGTGCCAGACGAGATCGTCGACCGGTTCTGCGTGCTGGGCACCGCCGAGCAGCACATCGACAAGCTGAAGGCGCTGAAAGACATCGGCGTCGACCACTTCGCCGGGTACCTGCAGCATGACAATAAAGAGGAGACACTGCGGGTCTACGGCGAAACCGTGATCCCCACGCTCAGAGAACACATCGTGGCCAAGGTATGA